AGCTTCTCCCGGTCGATCTTGGCGTCCGCAGCGCGGAGAGCCTTGCTGCGCTTGCTCACAACTTGCTCCTGTGTGTTCTGAAAGGAGTCGTGGTCCTCGGGCCGAGCAGGCCCTGCCACGTGCGGCCGGTCACGGCCGCATGACTGCTGGGGGGGTGGGATCAGCCCTCGACCGTGACGCCCATGGAACGCGCGGTGCCGGCGATGATCTTCGCCGCCGCGTCCAGGTCCTCCGCGTTGAGGTCGGGCATCTTGGTCTGGGCGATCTCGCGGACCTGCGCCTCGGTGATCTTGGCGACCTTGGTCTTGTGCGGCTCGCCGGAGCCCTTCTCGATGCCCGCGGCCTTGAGGATCATCTTCGCGGCCGGCGGCGTCTTGGTGACGAAGGTGAAGGAGCGGTCCTCGTAGACCGTGATCTCCACCGGGATGACCCAGCCGCGCTGCGACTCGGTCGCGGCGTTGTAGGCCTTGCAGAACTCCATGATGTTGACGCCGTGCTGACCCAGCGCCGGGCCGACCGGCGGAGCCGGGTTGGCGGCACCGGCCTGGATCTGGAGCTTGATGAGCCCCGTGACCTTCTTCTTCTTGGGAGGCATAGCTCTCCGGGTCCTTTCGGTTCGGGTCCTGCCCGCCTCCGGGGAGCACCCGGACGCAGGCATACCGCGCAACGATAACGGGTATGGATGCGCGGCCAAAAACCGAGCAGGTCAGGCGGTCGCGCGAGCGCCCGCCTGACCTGTCCGGAAGCAGTACGTCCAGAAGGAGTCAGTTCTTCTGGATCTGGTCGAAGCTCAGCTCGACCGGGGTCTCGCGGCCGAAGATCTCCACCAGGCCCTTGACCTTCTTCGAGTCGGGGTTGATCTCGTTGATGGTCGCCTGCAGGGTGGCGAAGGGGCCGTCGGTGACGGTGACCGAGTCGCCGACCTCGAAGTCCAGCACCTGGACCTCGACCTTGCGCTGCGGGGCGGGCTTGCCCTCGGCCTCGGCGGCCTCGCGGGCGGCCTTCTCCTCGGCCTCCGGGGCGAGCATCTTGACGATCTCGTCCAGGGTCAGCGGGTAGGGGTCGTAGGCGTTGCCGACGAAGCCGGTGACACCCGGGGTGTTGCGGACGACGCCCCAGGACTCGTTGGTCAGGTCCATGCGGACCAGGACGTAACCCGGCAGCTTGTTCTGCTTGATCGTCTTGCGGTCGCCGTTCTTGATCTGGACGACCTCCTCCTGCGGCACCTCGGCCTGGAAGATGTAGTCCTCGACGTTCAGCGAGACGGCGCGCTGCTCCAGGTTGGTCTTCACGCGGTTCTCGTAGCCGGCGTAGGTGTGGATGACGTACCACTCGCCGGGCAGGGTGCGCAGTTCCTCGCGCAGGGCCTCGACCGGGTCCACGGGCTCGGCCGGCTCCTCCTCGGCGGCCTCCGCGACGGGGGCCTCCGCGGCGTCCTCGGTGTCGTCCTCGTCGGTCCCGGCGTCCGCGTCAGCGTCCTCGAGGTCCTCGTCGACGTGCAGCGCGGCCTCCTCGGCCGTCTCCCCCGACTCGGCCTCGGCAGCCTCGAACTCGTCCTGCTCGTCCGCGCCCTCGACGATGTCGAGCTCGTCATCCACCGACTTCTCCGGCTCGATGGCGTCGTTCAGGTTCGGGTCAGACACGATGGCTGCTTCTTCCTGGATACATAGGGGTGGAACATGCGAAAAGGGGCGCCGGTACCACGGCGCCCTTCGCTCTGGACTCAGCCGAAGACGTACTTGGCCGCGTGGTTGAGTCCATAGTCAATCACGGTCACCAACGCGATCATGATGGCGACGAAGAAGATCACCACGGTGGTGTACGACGTCAGCTGGTTGCGAGTCGGCCAGACGACCTTGCGGAGCTCCGCGATGATCTGGCGGTAGAAGATCGCAAGCCGCTTCAGCGGGCCCTTCTTGGCGCGCTTGCCGCCCTTGCGGGCCTTCCTGGACTCGGGCACCTCGTCCTGGGCGTCAGGCGTGTCGATGGAGCCCACGGCGTCCGTCATGCGTCCTCACCTGATCCCGGGTCGTGGCCGTGCCGCGCCCGGTTTCTGAGCCGCACGGCGGTGCATTGCTGTACGTACATGCGCACACATCCTGGCGGTGTGTGTAGCAGGGCCGGAGGGACTTGAACCCCCAACCGCTGGTTTTGGAGACCAGTGCTCTACCAATTGAGCTACGACCCTTTGCGTGTCCCCAACGTACCGCATTCAACCGGGTGCCCGGTGTGCACCGACTGAACTACGGCTGCCGAAGGCCAACGAGGTGAGAGTGTACGTGGTCCACGGCCCGGCGTCGAACAGAAAGTGCCCGCACGGGGCCCGGAAACGGAAGATCGTCCTGGCCGGGGCCGGGATTCGGACCCCAGTTCACGCGTCGCCCCCCGTGCTGTTCAGTAGGTGAAACCCGCGTGCCGCGGGCGTTTCCGGTCTGAAACGATGGGCTTCATGAGCGCTGCAACCCCTCCCACCGAGCGCCGGGTCTCCGCCCGAGTCGGCGCGATCTCCGAGTCCGCCACCCTCGCCGTGGACGCCAAGGCCAAGGCCCTGAAGGCCGCCGGGCGTCCGGTGATCGGCTTCGGCGCGGGTGAGCCCGACTTCCCGACCCCGGACTACATCGTCGAGGCGGCCGTCGAGGCCTGCAAGAACCCCAAGTACCACCGCTACACGCCGGCCGGCGGCCTGCCCGAGCTGAAGGCCGCGATCGCCGCGAAGACGCTGCGCGACTCGAACTACGAGGTCGACGCGTCCCAGGTCCTGGTGACCAACGGCGGCAAGCAGGCCATCTACGAGGCGTTCGCCGCGATCCTCGACCCCGGCGACGAGGTCATCGTCCCGGCGCCGTACTGGACGACGTACCCGGAGTCGATCCGGCTCGCGGGCGGCGTCCCGGTGGAGGTCGTCGCCGACGAGACGACGGGCTACCGGGTCTCGGTGGAGCAGCTGGAGGCGGCGCGCACGGAGAAGACGAAGGTC
This is a stretch of genomic DNA from Streptomyces sp. TG1A-8. It encodes these proteins:
- the rplK gene encoding 50S ribosomal protein L11, with product MPPKKKKVTGLIKLQIQAGAANPAPPVGPALGQHGVNIMEFCKAYNAATESQRGWVIPVEITVYEDRSFTFVTKTPPAAKMILKAAGIEKGSGEPHKTKVAKITEAQVREIAQTKMPDLNAEDLDAAAKIIAGTARSMGVTVEG
- the nusG gene encoding transcription termination/antitermination protein NusG; the protein is MSDPNLNDAIEPEKSVDDELDIVEGADEQDEFEAAEAESGETAEEAALHVDEDLEDADADAGTDEDDTEDAAEAPVAEAAEEEPAEPVDPVEALREELRTLPGEWYVIHTYAGYENRVKTNLEQRAVSLNVEDYIFQAEVPQEEVVQIKNGDRKTIKQNKLPGYVLVRMDLTNESWGVVRNTPGVTGFVGNAYDPYPLTLDEIVKMLAPEAEEKAAREAAEAEGKPAPQRKVEVQVLDFEVGDSVTVTDGPFATLQATINEINPDSKKVKGLVEIFGRETPVELSFDQIQKN
- the secE gene encoding preprotein translocase subunit SecE; its protein translation is MTDAVGSIDTPDAQDEVPESRKARKGGKRAKKGPLKRLAIFYRQIIAELRKVVWPTRNQLTSYTTVVIFFVAIMIALVTVIDYGLNHAAKYVFG